The genomic stretch ACACGACGCGGGCCAACTCGTCGGGCGTCAGGAACGTCAGGCGGCCGGACCCCTTGTCCCGCATCTTCTCGACGCGGACAGCGGGGTTGTGGACGATCCCCCATTTGCGCTCGGCGCGCTTGAAGATGTCGCCCAGGATGACGAGGTGCCGGTTGATGGTGCGCGGGGCCAGCTTGCGCCCGGTGCCCTGCCGTCCCCGCTCGGCAATGGCGGCCTTGTACGCCTCCACGTCCTGCGGCGTGATCTGCTCCACGGCGACGTCACCGAAGTGGGCGGCCAGCAGCGTGGCCGTACGGCGGTAGTCGCCAAGGGTGGAGGACCGCACGCGCCGGTCGTGCTCGACGTACCGCAGCCACTCGTCGGCGGCTTCGCGGAACGTCACCACGGCGGGCCTGCCGCCCACGACGCGCTCGCGTTCGGCATCGAGGATGCGCACCAGTTCGTCGTTCGCGGTGCGCTCGGTGAAATACCCGGCCGGTGGACGGCCCGCCTTGGGCCAGTGCGGACCGAGCCGGCGAGTCTTCTGCGTGGGGCCGAAGGTGCCGTCCTGCCGATGGTCGAGCGTGCGGTAGCGGACGTACCAGACCTCGCCCTTGGTCTTGCGCTCCTTGCGGACGTGGCCAGTTGCGGCGGTAGGCTGCGGGCGCATCTCGGGCTCCTTCCGAGTTGTCAGACCCCCGGTCGTTGATGCGGCGCGGGGGTCATCTACTTAAGTGACACTGCGTTGCCACTATTGCAGACCTCCCAAAAACCGTGTGCGCTCTAATTACGGTTAATCTGGGTGCGACCGACGGTGCCAGTCCGCCAGAGCCGTTACAAACCTGCTGTCACGCCACCACGTTCGCGGTAGTCGCCCATCCGGTACTACCGCCCAGGGCCACGCGCCGAGTTGGGCGAGAATTACTCGTCCGTCGTTCCGCCACCGTTCGACTGTGCCGGACCGCCAGGAGTCTTGACGGAACGTGACCTCGCGTAGCGCCATGGGATGGCCAGGCGACTTCCGCAGGTAGCGCTCCAAGAACGTCCCGGGTGCTAGTTCCCGACGCTCGATGTCGCACATGTAGGCCACGGTCGCCGCCTCGTAGGCATTTCGTCTTGGCTGGCCCGCCGTGTCGTGTTGTGGCCCCGGCTGAGTCGTGCCGTCCGTTGGACGGGTGGCGTCGGCTAGCGCCTCGGTAAACGATCGCAGCAGATCCGGCTCAGGTATGAACAGCAGCGGTACGGCGGTGACGAGCGGCAAGGTAGGCGAGCGTCCCGTTGTGAGTCCAGCGATCACCTGTTCAAGGTCCGGGCTTTCCCCCAGTCGAGGCAGGTAATAAGTGGCGCAAACGGGGTCTCGGTCGCGCCGCATGCTGTGCCCACGATGGCTCAAGTCGCCCACAACACAGCAGGTTGGCAGTCGGACCGGCTAGTTCCCGCATCGGAGGTCGCAGGCCTCCTAGGCGTCTCCAGGAGCACGGTGGTTCGGCTCGCCGACCGCGGAGATCTACGGCCGGTGCGTCTCTCCTCCAGATGCACCCGGTACCGCATGAGCGACGTCGTCGCCTTCATCGAAGCCCGGCAGTCGAGCGCGAGCGCTGATGATGCATGAGCAACCTCGCAAGGTTCATCGAGTCCGGCCCAGAGACGCCGCTCGCGGAGGGGCAGGTGTTGGTGGGCACCGCTTGCGAGCACGCGTATCTCTGGGACGAGATCGAGCTTCCGTATGGCGATGGTCCGCGCGGTCACGGAGACACTGCCGCGTGGTGTCCGAAGTGCGACGACCCGACGGCCGTGCGCCATTTTGCGATGCGCAGCGTGACGACCTCGGGGCAAGCCGTCACGGCGCGGTGGCCCGGGTGCTCAGAGGCGGGGTGGTGGTACGTGCAGATCGATAGGAAGCTCGTCCGGTGGGCGAAGCACCTGGGCCTCAAGTCGTCCCACGTCGGACTGCTCATCGCGCTCGAGGGCTATCGGAAGACCTGGGACGCGCCGACGTGGGTCAAGTACGCGACGCTCGCGAGCGAGATCGGCGACAGCGAGGACACGATCAGCCGCCGTGTGCAGGACATGGAGCAGCTCGGTCTAATCGAGGTCGACCGCACGTCTACGAACGGTCGGCGAGGGGTCTGTCGGATCACACGCAAAGGCCTGACGTTGGCGCTTGCCCATATCGCGGGGAACATTCGGCGCGACCTGCCCGGCGACCATGGGCTCGATGAGTTCCTACGCGCTCTTCGACAGCAACCGCAAGCTGCGGCTGCGCGTAACCGCAAGCTGCGGTCGGAGCAACCGCAAGTTGCGGCCACCAAAGAAGAGCAGTTTGAAGAAGAGGAAGTTGAAGAAGAGCCTCTAACGAGGCGCGACCCGGAGGATCGCGGATTGTTCGATGACGACGCTGATCCCGAGGAGGCGTTCATCGACAACGTCATCCGCCTCTTCAACGCCGTCGAGGAGCCGATCGACGCCAAGCCCATCGAGGCACGCGACGGGACGATCTGCGCCTACGCTCACCACGCCGAGTCAGACTGGATCAGGCACAACGGTCGCCGTGAGTGCGGCATCTGCCATCCGCCAGCGGTGCCGCGCCTCGTGGCTCGATGGGTTAGGGCCGCCTGATGGCCGCGCTACTGACCGCCGAAGACGTGGCCGCTCAGCTGCAGATGACGAAGGCGGGGGTCTGGAGTGAGACGCGTGCCGGACGCTTCCCGGCCGTGCGGTGCGGACGCAGCTACCGCTACCGGCAGCAGGACGTGGAGGCCTGGATCGAGACCAACGTCACCGGGGCACTGCCAACGAGGGGGCGACCATGATCGCGACCGTCTTCGCATTCGAGCGCCCCGATGGAAGCTGGGGCGCGGTCAACGATGACACCGGCCGCCTGATCGGCACACAGATCGGGTTCCTCGCCGGCGTCTTCATGGCCCGGCTCAAGGTCCGTGGCGCTGACGTGCATCCGGTGCAGGTGACGCCAGCCCAGATGGCTGATCTGCTGCTGAGCGCCGGGTACGGCTCAGATCAGGCGGCGCACCGGTTCGCGCTCATCGAGGGCCAGGCCGAGGACGTCACCGATGCACTGCGCTGGGCCATCGATCTCGCCGACCTCGTGCCGCTCGCCGAGGTGCAGGAGCCGTCGTGTCAGCACTGAACTCAGGTTGTCGCGTCGCGCTTGGCGATGGCGTCACGCGCACCTTGCGGCAGCGCGTCGAAAAGTCCCTTGAGCTTCTTGGGCTGAGCGATGCGGTCCTGCACGATGAAGTTGATCACCGCGAACAGGGCGGTCGCCGTCTCGGTGTCGTCGCGCAAGTCCATCTCAAGGGGGTGCACGGCGTTGTTCCCGACAACCCGCAGAACATCGAGTGCCTGTTGGGTCTCGACCGGCAGGCCTGCCGCGACGAGAGCTTTGATGGCGGCGTTGGGATCCTTGCCCTGCTGGCCCAGATGGTTCTGCAGCAGCGTCTGCAGCGCGAACCGCAGCAGCGCGCAAGCACCCCGTGGGGAGGCAGAGACGATTGCGCGGGCCTCCTCGTAGTCAGCCCGCACGTCGTCTGGCATGTCGGTGTGCGGGCGTGGACCGGTCAGGGTCTGTTGCGGTTCGACCATTCGCGCCGTGATCTGCGGCGTGCCGTCCACCATCCAGAACCCTTCGACCCAGTAGGCGTCTCTGTCGCAGTGTTGGCACGTCGAGATCCACCCATTGGAGGCGGTGGGTGTCCACTCCTCATAGTCGACCCGGACGTTGTAGTGCAGTTGCGCCCACTCCTGAGGCGCGTAGACCCCGCACCGGGGGCAATGAAACGCCGTGCTCTTGAACGTCGGGGTGACGATTTCCCCCTCTGCGATCCGCGGCAGCGCCATTGCTCAAGCGTACGGGACCGGTCGGACCTGAACGGAAGATCCGCGTCACGGCCCGCAAAGCCGTGGGAACGCCGCTTG from Capillimicrobium parvum encodes the following:
- a CDS encoding tyrosine-type recombinase/integrase encodes the protein MRPQPTAATGHVRKERKTKGEVWYVRYRTLDHRQDGTFGPTQKTRRLGPHWPKAGRPPAGYFTERTANDELVRILDAERERVVGGRPAVVTFREAADEWLRYVEHDRRVRSSTLGDYRRTATLLAAHFGDVAVEQITPQDVEAYKAAIAERGRQGTGRKLAPRTINRHLVILGDIFKRAERKWGIVHNPAVRVEKMRDKGSGRLTFLTPDELARVVSSAATPQDGLLYLMAGMAGLRLGELMALCWRVVDFVGGVVRVERSLALHDRFEQPTKSYKTRSVDLAPELLTALAMHRNRTVYSDDDDLVFVQADGTWLNDFEVRVDLYAALKAAGLGHKREAEGADRFVFQTLAAAGVPVTEIQELMGHAHVMTTQTYMHFAPRKDRARRIGAAFSNAFEVPTAGMTALLAPVAGD
- a CDS encoding DUF4145 domain-containing protein; its protein translation is MALPRIAEGEIVTPTFKSTAFHCPRCGVYAPQEWAQLHYNVRVDYEEWTPTASNGWISTCQHCDRDAYWVEGFWMVDGTPQITARMVEPQQTLTGPRPHTDMPDDVRADYEEARAIVSASPRGACALLRFALQTLLQNHLGQQGKDPNAAIKALVAAGLPVETQQALDVLRVVGNNAVHPLEMDLRDDTETATALFAVINFIVQDRIAQPKKLKGLFDALPQGARDAIAKRDATT
- a CDS encoding helix-turn-helix transcriptional regulator, with amino-acid sequence MAQVAHNTAGWQSDRLVPASEVAGLLGVSRSTVVRLADRGDLRPVRLSSRCTRYRMSDVVAFIEARQSSASADDA
- a CDS encoding helix-turn-helix domain-containing protein; this translates as MAALLTAEDVAAQLQMTKAGVWSETRAGRFPAVRCGRSYRYRQQDVEAWIETNVTGALPTRGRP
- a CDS encoding helix-turn-helix domain-containing protein; protein product: MSNLARFIESGPETPLAEGQVLVGTACEHAYLWDEIELPYGDGPRGHGDTAAWCPKCDDPTAVRHFAMRSVTTSGQAVTARWPGCSEAGWWYVQIDRKLVRWAKHLGLKSSHVGLLIALEGYRKTWDAPTWVKYATLASEIGDSEDTISRRVQDMEQLGLIEVDRTSTNGRRGVCRITRKGLTLALAHIAGNIRRDLPGDHGLDEFLRALRQQPQAAAARNRKLRSEQPQVAATKEEQFEEEEVEEEPLTRRDPEDRGLFDDDADPEEAFIDNVIRLFNAVEEPIDAKPIEARDGTICAYAHHAESDWIRHNGRRECGICHPPAVPRLVARWVRAA